tatacacacactaaaatctctagaaccatggttataagcatataatatttcacttatattatagtaaatataaaagtttatcataaaatattacctcaattcagaaaaaattattcatagttttaaactttagtattaattaaaaggaaaaaaaaaacacaatataaaaaatagaaagcttagttgttcattgcatactaaaaaaacaaataatactaataagttagtgtaaataagttattattatgtctttacaaaaattcaaaaattacaaaactaaaaaaaaaaaaaaagtttttttctgaaccggccggtacgcccggtattggccggtattgcccgaaattggccggtatggccggtacgcgaccggtacggccggtatttttttcagtacaaaatagaagtgtaccggtaccggtgcactgaccggtacggtacgtaccggccggtacagccggtaccggtacggtatcgaccaccctgatCATAAGGCCATTAGATTTAGGGGAAACATTCTACATGCACCATAAATCAGCCAGATTTTTATATGCTCGGGTCTTGATGATGAAATTTAAATGCACAAGTTGAAGTATATAGGATATATAAGGTTTGTTtaggatccgcttattttgctgaaactgaaatttttttactgaaagaattgtaaataaaagtaaaagttaactaaaatagtattatgagacccataaatagtactaaaaagtgtagtgaaatctataaatagtagcaaaaataagctaaatagtaataTAAGTTGGTAAAATTAATCGTGACAAACAGACATATAAACGATTAAACTGATCATACGAATTACCTGTTTGAGAAAGAACAAAATCTGTGTCCTGACCAACCTGCCACGCAAAATAGCCAAGTAATCCCTTTCCCTTAGCATATGTAACCTTGGTAGAAATACTCTGTGTATCATCGTAACCAATCCATGTCGTCCCAGAATAGCAATAGTTTGTAACAAACGTGGAATTATACACTGTTGTTGTGTCACTATTCTGGGCTATGAAATCCTTGATTTCTCTATAAGATATCGCATTTGATAAAGCAGCGCCATTAGCAGGTGCAAATATTTCATTGTCATTAGCATTCACTAGTCTCCATGCGTAGCCATAAAATGGAACACCGAGTACCAATTTTTTGGCAGACACACCTGCCTGAATCCAAGCTGCGATACCACTATCCCCATTAACTTGGCTTGTTGGATTGTACAAGGCCGCAGGAGCTCCAGTCAGATTTGGTGCTGTTGACCAACTGAATGGTGAAGTAAAGTCATAGGCCATAACATTGACCCAATCCAAGCCGTTTGATATAGCCTGAATGGGATAACTCAAGCCGTAATAGTTTGAAGAGTAAAAGAAAGCTGCAACTAGGAGCAATGGTGTATTGCCTGAGCTTGTGGCCTCATTAGCCACTGCAGCTCTCCACTCGTTGAGAAGTAAACCAAGGTTGGTAAATTCAGTAGCTGTGGAGGGGTACTCCCAGTCAAGGTCAAGGCCATGAAAGTTGTTAGACCTTGCTAGTTGTATGGAGGAATCTATGAATGATTTGCGGGTACTAGCTTGGCTAGCCATTGAAGCAAAAGTTGTAGCTACACCTTCAGCACCTCCTCCACCGATGGATAAGAGGGTTTTAACTGAAGGGTTTTTTTGTTGCACAGTCTGAGTGAAGGTTGAGAACTGAGCTGAGTTTGAGGAGGAAATGGTGACTTGGTATGTGGTTTGATCGAGATCGGCAAAGGCACAAAATAGATGGGTGAAGAGTGTGGAATCGATGCCAGAAACAGACAATCCTGTGCCGGGAAACCAGTATGCAGCTTTCACTTCAGTTTGTCCCGCAGAGAATTGTAGTTGAAGAAGGAAAAGTAGAGTAGAAAAAATATAGGGAAGGGTTTTGGAAGCCATTGAATTGGGAAGGATAGTAGTATATAATCTTGCTTGGTAACTTGGAGATATATATACATCTGTTATATGATTGCTTTAATGGATGATATGTTTTATGGGTGCAAATTACGTATAAAATTGTTCCTTTGAACTTTCAATGAAGACTCAATGAATTTTCAATGAAGACTTTCTGTGGAGTTGATTGGTATACGGATTTGAGGTCCACAAAATCAAAGGTTATATCGCTAAGTATGGCTATTTGCTGATGCTGTGTCGGTGTGGTCTAGAAATATGGTTTCATAAATTACGGAAGTGGTAGCCTAGTTTTGGTCTAAAATGTCAGCTATTCAAATTATCCAAAGGAAAGAAGATGGATCAAGAGTTTGACCACATAGTATTGTTGATGGCAAATAGGTCTTCAAGATTATGAGCCCATAATATTGAAGGCATGATTATTTGCAATATAGTCAAAAAGAATGTATGGAATGTAGAAAAGTAGGGGTGTGCACGAGtcaggttgggttgggttgagggaattttttgacccaacccaccatggtgggtcaaaaaaaattcaacctaacacaacccatcacataagtccaacccaaTCCACATGAGTCGGATTGAACCCATGAGTTGGacaatcttttttattattattaaattgagtagaaaaaaatataaatataaatatattaaaaaaaacccaaagattaATATCAATATAACTCTTTAAAGACAAACAACACTAAcgactaaacaacaatagtaatttactagagTTTGTGTaaactaattggtttttatatACGATAAAAAGAGctggttattttaaaaattttattaattatataatattttatatatatatatatatatatatatatatattaaatatatgagtGAGTCGGGTTGAGTTTAgcggtttgaaattttatgacccaaacccaacccaacctgctatcaaaaaaaaatttgtaactcaacccaacccaccaaggcttaaaaaccgacccaactcggcgggttgggtcggttttggcGGGTTGGCTGCACACTCCTATAGATAAATGTTCCCTCCTATTATGAAAACATGGCTCTATTAATTCGTGTGTTGATTgctatgtttttttgtttgactTTATCTAGAACTTGATCTTAATTGAGACAATTTTTGTGGTTCAAGGAAAAaagaccatgtttgtttattaaaGAAATCTTGAAATGGATTAATTGAAGTAAACGCCATGGTGGTTAGTGATGTAAGTAGTTTAAGACTTTCCTAATTTTGCATGGTTACTTGAGAAGTGATTATTATGTTGTGTATCACTTGAGGCTCTTGTATAGatggttttcttttgtctcGTTGTTTTATGTTAATGGATCAATGTAGCTAAAAgcctaattaaattaaataggTTGAAGACTCAGCTTAATTAGTCTTCAGtttgaaatgaataaattatatattgtagCTAAGAAAACGTTGGGCATGGAAATTCAAAGGAACTGACAAAAGGGCAagttgtgtcttttttttttcttttacaataattttactttgaaaattgCTTGAATGCTTTGGTGTGGAATGATCAAAACCAATGAGTACCCCCATTAGTGACACATTTCAAGCTTTTAACAGCTTTGTCACAATCTGCATAGGAGGAGCCCATGCTTGCGTTCCTTAAACTAGTGCAATAGTAGTATGATGTTTATACTATAAtgtgttttttaattagaattgtTATTGCATGCCATTCtactttctttctcattttttttcccccgaAAGAAAAAAAGTGGCAGTAGTTTAGTAGAAAGTGGAGTAGGCATAATATTTTATACCAAATTCTTGTAAAATTTAATAGCAAAAAAATATGTGTGTATAATGAGATGGAAAAAATATTCGGACAGGTGATTTGGTTGGAGCCATATATTGCAAACtattaaacttataaattagcCTAGCCCAACTTTGGATAAACTGACCCAGCTAAGTGTAATTCAAAGGCCCAGAAGGCTTATACGAGTTGAGCTTGAGAGGAGAAGtcattacttttttaaaatgtgCTCGGCGCGTGCTTGTCCAAGGTCGAGGCCATAAAAGTTGTAAGACCTTGCTAGTTGTATAGAGGAATTTATGAATGATGCGCGAGCACTTGCTTGGCTAGCCATAGCAGCAAAAGTTGTAGCCTTAGCGCCTCCTCCACCAATGGATAAGAGGGTTTGAACTGAAGGGTTTGTTTGTTGCACAGTGGTGGTGAAGGTTGAGAACTGGGCTAAGTTTGAGGAAGAAATGGAAACTTGGTATGTGATTGGGTCAAGATCGGTAAAGGCACAAAATAGACGGGTGAAGAGTGCGGAATCTATGCTGGAAACAGACAATCCTGTGCCGGGAACCAGTATGCGGCTTTCACTTCAGTTTGTGCGGCAGATAATTGTAATTGAAGGAAAAGGAGAGTGGAAAAAATATAGGGAAGGGTTTTGGAAGCCATTGAAAGGAATGTAGCTAGCTAGTAGTACTGGTCTTCTTGGATAATATTGCTTGGTAGCATGGagatatatatgtatttgtaaCATGAGCAAAATTTGGTTGGATCCAAGTACGTACGTGGGACGTggctttttctccttttatttcTCGGAGTTTTTTATATGATTGCTTTATGGATGAAATGTTTTATGTAAGCAAATTACGTATAAGATTGCGTGTTTAAACTTTAGACTCAACGACTTTGAAACTTTCTGAGGTAGCTGATGGGGCACACAGATTGCAGAGGTCCGAAAATTAAAGGTAATTCAATTTACTGTTGATGCCCTGTCGGTGTAgtcttataaatatattatgagTAACATATGTTAAggaatgagaaatgatattttcACGATATTTTCACCTATAAGATTAAGTGGTCAGCTGATATTGATTGTTATGAGTagataaaaatgtaatttaaattataagttcaaattaaaactaataataacttactacctatgatttaatttaagttatggattcaaattaaaaccaataataacttatcacaTATGATTTATTCGTTACAGTAGTTGTAATCTACAAGAACAAGACACAACTTAATTAGACTTAATTATCCAAAGGCAAGAAGATTGGATCAAGAGAATGAGCACAGCCTCTAGTAACAATCAATCGAGCTTTCTTCATGTTATTTTTCACTCTTcacaacttgaaattataaaacGTGTACTAAACTATAATGCACCGTAAAAAATTAggattattttagttttaactcataatattgaaaaaatcaaatttgaacctCTAAtcattttgagaaaaaagagaaattaggCCGAACTAGGGAGCAGCTTGTGGCGAAGGGAGTCTTATATAGTCTATAGCCACTATACAAGTTACAGCCATAACTGTTTAGATtacctattttatatatttctcaCAGCAAGTATGAGAATAAATCGGATCATAATTTGCTTACCTTTTACAACCTAACCTAAAAAAAGGTAAATCTCTtgtcacaaataaaaaaaaatccttttgtatcaaaaaaaaatcctttaattatacctaaaaaaagagaaaaaatggaaTGGGTTAAAGTTACACCTTAAAAGCTCACTAGTCATCTAATTACTAGCTAATTAAgacccccaaattttaaaatatgactTGATTAGTTTTAAGCTACACTTAAACAATGTGGAATACAGAAGATAGGGAAACTAATCAATCGAAGCTATCATCATGTGCATACATAACATAATTGACAAACAATTTAAAGCACAAGAAGTAGGGGAAAGAGAATGCAAACACGAGATAACACGTGAtatgttatcaaagaggaaaactGGAAAACTCAACGAAAAAACCTCTATGTAGCTAGACAAGCTGAAATAATCCATTAGaaaataagttggagtacatgaatacaTAAAGCCTCTCCAAGCCTAAGCTACCCAAAGTACTTGTTCTCTCCGAGCTCCAGCCACCAACGAACTTTACCGAGTTTTGTCTTCGCTAACTTTCCGAACACTGCAATTATGTCAATTGCACCTACCAAAAATTGGTATGAACCCAGTGCTTCTCAaatgcatcaaaacagctctcTACACTAATAATATCTGTGGATTGTGATTGGACTATGTTCCTTTCATAGAATATGAaaattgagagggagagagtgaaGAAATGTGTAGatctctaactctcaaatgAATTTCTAGGATTTTCTCTCTGAAACTTGTCTTgcaattgtgtgtgtgtgtgtgtgtgtgtgtgtgtgtggattaAGTGTGTCCACGGGTTGGGAAGGTCAGGTTTTTGCCCAACCCGCAACCGACCCGTTACAATAACAGATTCGTCGATTCGGGTCTCCGGATGAAGGTCGTCGGTTTTGGGTGAACCCGATATTCACCGGAATCCAGCAAAACGCGGCGATATCTCACTAGATCAGGCGAAATCTTGCTAGATCCATCCAAGATCCAGTGAGATCTCGTAGGATCCAGCGAGATTTATGCCAAATCTTGATGAGAAATCACCAGTTCGGCCAAATCTGGTGTTTATTGTGCCAGAAATCTACTGATTTAAGTGAAAGGTGGTTGGAATATGGAAAAAATGGCCAGATTTTATGGTCTTCGAGTGGGTCGGGTTTCATTAATTTTAGAGGAAGAGATCCGAAACCCAACCCGCCGGCGTCGGGTTTTTGGAGTCAGGACCCTAGTCCGACTGCTAGAGTAATTGGATCGGGTGGTTCCAGGTCGAGTCTAGGTGGGTGGCGCGGGTTGGGCGGGTCACGAGTTGATTTGGATAGCCCTAATGTGGATGAAGGAAAGGAAGAGACACACCAAAATCCTGCTGACAGACCATTGCGCAAGTCACTCGCGAGTTAGCTAAGTCGCAAGAATGTCTAACACAATAGATGTTTGAACTTCATGTATGTGCTCCTCATGTGACCTTTCACAAGTTGAAGTAGTCATGAGCCAATCACAAGCAAGATGTGAAATATCTTGTCTTGAGTAGTTCTTCACCAAATAGCAGACTAAACCCATTACAATTATTCCCACATGAATACAGGTAAATGATTGAAAGAATTACAATCCAATAGCATGAAATTAAAGCCAATAAAACTAACAaggaaaattacaacttaacaCATATgatgtaactttaagtaatattacatcattcaatattttttttattgaatgcgaATTTTGACAATCCACTGTTagattgcattttctttttatattctctatacttgcaaaatttcaagataataaaaaatcaacgaCTATGTCAtcaaactaaattttaaaattcaagtttttataatttaaatttatgcataaaaaataagtttatgagtcaaataataaataacatctgatttgTTTGGcatacatgttaaaaacatagaaAACATACAATTCAATTGTAGGATTTCCAAATTATgataatcttttatatatatatatatatatatatatatatatatattaaaaaaattatgataattataGTAGAAGAACTTTTGCAAGACTTTTGCAAGCCCCATATTCCTAATGTGATCATTAAAAGAAAGAACGAATGTGACATAGAGATAGAAAGATTTAGTATTCATTTgggattcgcttattttgctgaaactaaaaaaaaattagtgaaagTATTATAGATTAAGGCAAAATTAGCTAATATAGTACAATGGGActtatgaataataccaaaaagtgtgttgaaacccataaatagtagcaaaaataagctgaatattaaaataagttggcaaaaataatccatGCCAAACGGACACTTACAATAGAAGGTTGCAAAACAATGGGGACGATAAGGACCCAATCAGTAATTTaggttttgttttatttatttatttttttttggtattatgcccttttatttcttttttcttaaaaaaaatggggaattctaggcttttgccctttttttttttataaaaaaaatctagcaaTATGTTCccgttttgaaactatttaggtatatgtccctgttttgaaacttgattttaaaaaaaatctagtttcaatgtaaaactcgattggtttaaaatcgagttatgccaaatgaaacttaaaataaataaaaaattgtggaaatcgagttcatggagctcaagttccattaatttttatttttaagtttaattgtcctatactcgattttctacaaatcaagttttacattgaaactcgattttgataaaatcgagtttcaaaacaaaaacacggacctaaatagtttcaaaacaaggacATATAgctagatttttttaaaaataaggtcAAAAACCTAGAATCCCCTAAAAAATGGGGATagtacccaaaaaaatgaattaaaacatattattgatttagTCCTTCAACCATAAGGTAATGTTCAAATTATTTCCTCAACTATtgattgtgtcaatttaatccctcCATTCTTATTATGGATTGCAAGAATCTCCTTAAGCAAATCTCGTATGTGAAGATGTAGCACTGTTTTCCTGAGGCAAACTAATGTGCAAATGACATGGCTAAAAATATACCTGACCCAAGCcaagattttgttgtttatcATAGTCCTTCTATGGACAtctatatttttactttattctgaCAGATGGGAtctatttttagtttataaatGTAAGGCAAAAATACCATTTTAGTCCATACATTTAGTGGAGACTATCAATTTAATCCCTATATTTTTGAAGTAgtcaatttggtcttttatATTTTGGTATAAATCAAATTGGTTCATATAATTTTCAACTTGCAgttaatttggtttttgttacttttaattTGCAGTTATTCTAGGTCCAGATATGTGTTTTTTAGTTCCTAAGTTGATGTGTATATATGTCAACTAAAGTTAGAAATTGATAACTTTGATCTATGCCCTTGTGTTTGCTTGCAAAGAAAATGCAAGGAAAGTTGTGATTTGATGGtaaagaccaaattgattgcATGTTAAAAATAACATAGACTAAATTAACTGCTACtaaaatataaggaccaaatttattccaaaatgatatttttgcctaaatataaatatctcttttttagtttttaccaacaaaaaaataaataaatacaagagTAAAATCGTAAAAATGAGCTACAAGCCTACAACTACAAATAGTACTAAC
This genomic stretch from Castanea sativa cultivar Marrone di Chiusa Pesio chromosome 1, ASM4071231v1 harbors:
- the LOC142643436 gene encoding class V chitinase-like produces the protein MASKTLPYIFSTLLFLLQLQFSAGQTEVKAAYWFPGTGLSVSGIDSTLFTHLFCAFADLDQTTYQVTISSSNSAQFSTFTQTVQQKNPSVKTLLSIGGGGAEGVATTFASMASQASTRKSFIDSSIQLARSNNFHGLDLDWEYPSTATEFTNLGLLLNEWRAAVANEATSSGNTPLLLVAAFFYSSNYYGLSYPIQAISNGLDWVNVMAYDFTSPFSWSTAPNLTGAPAALYNPTSQVNGDSGIAAWIQAGVSAKKLVLGVPFYGYAWRLVNANDNEIFAPANGAALSNAISYREIKDFIAQNSDTTTVYNSTFVTNYCYSGTTWIGYDDTQSISTKVTYAKGKGLLGYFAWQVGQDTDFVLSQTASSAWGA